ACGCCATATTTCCACTTCGGCTGGAATGCGGTCTGCCGCCCCTTGATCGCGGCGGTGCCGGGCACCGTCACATTGCTGTGCGCATCGAGGTAGGAGACGAAGCCGTTGATGGTGAGTATTTCGAGCGGCCTGATCGACCCTTCGAATTCAAAGCCCTTGTTCGTCGCCTTGCCCGCATTCTGGACCAGGGATGTGATCGCAACGCCCGGAATGACGACCGGCTGCGAAATCTGGATGTCCTTATATTTGTCGATAAAGGCGGACAGATTGGTACGCAACGGCACGCCGACATTCCAGTCGGCCTTGAGCCCGGCTTCGAAGCTGTCCACATGTTCGGGGCGGAAAGCGGTGAATTCCGGCGCCGGCGATGGCAGGTTCAGGCCACCGCTCTTGTAACCGCGGCGATAGGACAGATAGGCCAACACCCGGTCCATCGGCTTATACTGGATCGTGGCGTCATAGGACGGCGCCTTGAACTTGCCGCTCGCTTCGAACGGACAGGTGATCGGCCCGGTCCCGGCGGGAACACGCTGTGTACAATCGCCAGCGGTGTTGAACACGCCGATGCCCGCCGCTCGCTTGTCCCAAGTATAGCGGAAACCACCGCTGAGTTGGAACTGGTTGGTCAGATCGATTTCCGCATGGGCGAACAGGGCGTCGCTCTGGTCGCGATAGTCAAGCCTGCGCACCGAAACGTTACCCGACAGGCTTTGCCGTACCTCTTGCGGGAAACCCGGTTTCGTCAGTTCATGATAATAGCCGACGATATATTCGAGACCCATGGACGGTACTTTGCCCTGAACCTGGAACTCTTCGGTGAACTGTTCCTGCCCGATCTGCCAACCGCGCTCGCCGGGCACATTTTCGATGAAGAAGGTGTTGACGGGCGTGCCGTCGAAATCGCTCGCCTGATCGACGCGGTTGCGGCGGAAGGAGACGATGTTCTTGAGCGTGATCGCGTCCGATGCTTCCCAGGTGGTCTTGTTGGTGACGCCGAAGCCGGACTGACGATCATAGAGCGCCACCGGAAGCAGCGTCCGGCGCACGCCCAGCGCCCGCTGCTGCGCGAGATAGGGGGCGATCAGCGCGCCTGTGGGAGATGCCGGATTGACCTGACGGATCACGGCGGACGTGCCGCTTTGGTCCTTCACCCTGCCATCGATAATGGTGAGGTTTTCAAGGCCGGCGGCCGGCGTGAAGAGGATAGACGCGCGATAGGCCTGATAATCGCGCCCGTCGAGATGCTGGCCAGTCAGCACGCTTGTGGTGAAGCCGTGCCGCTCAGCGACATTGCCTGCCAGCCGGATCGACAGGAGATCGGGACTGATCGGCAGGTTCATGACCGCTTCCAGTTCCCGATAACCGTAATTGCCAGCCGAAAGCTGGACATAGCCCTCAATCTTCTGCGTAGGCCGCTGCGGTTCGAACAGAACGGCACCGCCTGTCGTGTTGCGACCGAACAGGGTGCCCTGCGGCCCCTTCAATATCTGCACGCCGCTCAGGTCGAAAAACACGCCGGGGCCGCTCACCAGGGCGGGCACTTCGGCGAAATAGGTCGCGACGCTGGTGAAATTGCGCTGGCCGAAGCTGAAGATGCCCGGCCCCTGGCCGCGGATGTAGAAACTGGCATCGTCGCGGCGCTGGCCCGATACGTTGACGCCCGGCAACGCCTTTTGCAGGTCGTCGGTCGAGCGCACGCCCATCTCCTGCAGAGCCTGCCCGGAAAGCGCCGTGATGGCGACGGGCACGTCCTGAAGCGGTTCGGCGCGGCGACGCGCGGTGACCACGATATCGTCAAATCCGGCAGCCTGCGCCTGTAGCTGCTGAGCAGAAGCTTGGTCGACCACATCTTGCGCGACGGCCGATCCACCGAACAAGAGCCCGGCGATGCTTGCCGACAAGTAAAGATACTTCATGATGATATGATTTCCCTTTTAGATATTGTCTTTTGTGGCGGTGCTGTTGGAGGATCGGGGGCACCTTCCCCGTTCTTACCAAGTGGTGAATCCGCCATCGATGCTGAGCGCCTGCCCCGTGATGAAGCCGGCCTGCGGCGAACACAACCAGACCACCGCGCTGGCGATGTCATGGGGTTCCCCCAGCCGGCCCATGGGCGTCGCCTGCATCAACTGTTCCATGTCCTTCTGGTTATCCGGGCGATCGGTGATCCCGGTATGGGCGATGCCGCCTGGGCAGACCGCATTCACCCGAATGCCCGCCCGTGCGTAATCCAGCGCGACGGCGCGGGTGAGACCGACCACTCCGGTCTTGGACGCGGAATAGGCGGCCAGCCCCGGTCCGCTCACCACACCCATGATCGACGATGTGTTGACGATGGCGCCGCCGCCATGGGCCA
This window of the Sphingobium sp. EM0848 genome carries:
- a CDS encoding TonB-dependent receptor, with product MKYLYLSASIAGLLFGGSAVAQDVVDQASAQQLQAQAAGFDDIVVTARRRAEPLQDVPVAITALSGQALQEMGVRSTDDLQKALPGVNVSGQRRDDASFYIRGQGPGIFSFGQRNFTSVATYFAEVPALVSGPGVFFDLSGVQILKGPQGTLFGRNTTGGAVLFEPQRPTQKIEGYVQLSAGNYGYRELEAVMNLPISPDLLSIRLAGNVAERHGFTTSVLTGQHLDGRDYQAYRASILFTPAAGLENLTIIDGRVKDQSGTSAVIRQVNPASPTGALIAPYLAQQRALGVRRTLLPVALYDRQSGFGVTNKTTWEASDAITLKNIVSFRRNRVDQASDFDGTPVNTFFIENVPGERGWQIGQEQFTEEFQVQGKVPSMGLEYIVGYYHELTKPGFPQEVRQSLSGNVSVRRLDYRDQSDALFAHAEIDLTNQFQLSGGFRYTWDKRAAGIGVFNTAGDCTQRVPAGTGPITCPFEASGKFKAPSYDATIQYKPMDRVLAYLSYRRGYKSGGLNLPSPAPEFTAFRPEHVDSFEAGLKADWNVGVPLRTNLSAFIDKYKDIQISQPVVIPGVAITSLVQNAGKATNKGFEFEGSIRPLEILTINGFVSYLDAHSNVTVPGTAAIKGRQTAFQPKWKYGVSGKLDLPVSDALGTLGLSVDYSWQGKVNTNETNAAYLTTYPSYGLLGARVELKDVARSGIDLAVFGSNLTNKTYILGGFPLTSSLGFESAYYGEPRMYGISARMRFGN